One segment of Spiroplasma cantharicola DNA contains the following:
- a CDS encoding PTS transporter subunit EIIC, giving the protein MSKEERSIVLIQNIFDKIGGGENIKDVYHCATRMRLTLFNPQIVDLKEIKKIVNIKGALWSNGELQLIIGQEVSKVTSILKNQLNNFKTNNTDNFKIKQQENLNNFSLWKRLIKSVSAIFGPLIPFLVGVGLIMALQQFLLRTGLVNDPTIESAIIGQDYNVFDVILNAIASTGFKMMGVIAIWSTVRYLGGKPAIAIALGLLMITPIIPESGIELFKLGTWNISIKPFYSTILVFIVMGIIIAYFQKLMEKHFNPVADFILNPFLILLLGGLLAFFIMGPIMGVIENLLLNVFNWFMNLPIGLGAMVVGLTWQPLVVLGVHNILFFAAIADLQKGNPSLFLAAAFAAAWAQMGATIAVGLKSKKTIDKSACFAAALPGIISGPTESCIYGVNLPKGLPFITGTLAGAIGGWVIGIFQVKLDNLAGLGGIVGFLAYTNSLALAILIDLFAFGLGIAFTFFFWKEEKSEKVLALKTTKKFSKEKFLNQEIDFSAKNLIYYFNKLNQKKIKDAELIEAIKQAKVKLIKVDLQLENKVNQFIKDLENEKYNSKNKKNIISLLKNIKSDRQKILRNYYRDLLVNVKNLNTLNFFSKKIYNLIIKNKNLKYKLDKLIIIEEKNQADLFNKKGMKDSNLEINLVKKSKLENKIKKLEIEITEVENKIKESSLILISKKNEHYLLIDKKISEMEIIMNEDFNFYRNKYYYDIYDLEIKENLIQIKRV; this is encoded by the coding sequence ATGAGTAAAGAAGAAAGAAGTATAGTTTTAATACAAAATATTTTTGACAAAATCGGTGGTGGGGAAAATATTAAGGATGTATACCACTGTGCTACAAGAATGAGATTGACACTATTTAATCCCCAAATAGTTGATTTAAAAGAAATTAAAAAGATAGTAAATATTAAGGGGGCACTTTGGTCAAATGGAGAATTACAATTAATTATTGGCCAAGAGGTCTCAAAAGTAACATCAATTCTTAAAAACCAATTAAATAATTTTAAAACTAATAATACTGATAATTTTAAAATTAAACAACAAGAAAATTTAAATAATTTTTCTTTATGAAAAAGACTTATAAAATCAGTTTCTGCAATATTTGGACCTTTGATTCCATTTTTAGTAGGAGTAGGATTAATTATGGCTTTGCAACAGTTTCTTTTACGAACTGGTTTAGTAAATGACCCAACTATTGAAAGTGCAATTATTGGTCAAGATTATAATGTTTTTGATGTTATTTTAAACGCTATTGCTAGTACTGGTTTTAAAATGATGGGTGTTATTGCAATTTGATCAACAGTAAGATATTTGGGTGGGAAACCAGCAATTGCAATTGCTTTAGGATTATTAATGATAACACCAATTATCCCTGAAAGTGGAATTGAACTATTTAAGTTAGGGACTTGAAATATTTCTATAAAACCATTTTATTCAACTATCTTAGTATTTATTGTTATGGGAATTATTATTGCTTATTTTCAAAAACTTATGGAAAAGCATTTTAATCCAGTGGCCGATTTTATACTTAATCCATTTTTAATACTATTGCTTGGAGGATTATTAGCATTTTTTATAATGGGACCAATAATGGGAGTCATTGAAAATTTATTATTGAATGTTTTTAATTGATTTATGAATTTGCCAATTGGTTTAGGAGCAATGGTTGTTGGTTTAACTTGACAACCACTAGTAGTTCTTGGTGTTCATAACATATTATTTTTTGCAGCAATTGCAGATCTTCAAAAAGGTAATCCATCTTTATTTTTAGCAGCAGCATTTGCAGCAGCTTGAGCTCAAATGGGAGCAACTATTGCAGTTGGATTAAAATCTAAAAAAACAATTGATAAATCTGCTTGTTTTGCAGCAGCTTTACCAGGAATTATTTCTGGACCAACTGAATCATGTATTTATGGAGTCAATCTTCCAAAAGGCTTACCTTTTATTACAGGTACATTGGCAGGAGCAATTGGTGGATGAGTGATTGGAATTTTTCAAGTTAAATTAGATAATCTAGCAGGATTAGGTGGTATTGTTGGGTTTTTAGCTTATACTAATTCTTTAGCACTAGCTATTTTAATTGACTTATTTGCTTTTGGATTAGGAATTGCATTTACTTTCTTCTTTTGAAAAGAAGAAAAAAGTGAAAAAGTTTTAGCTTTAAAAACAACAAAAAAATTTTCTAAAGAAAAATTTTTGAATCAAGAAATTGACTTTTCTGCGAAAAATTTAATTTATTATTTTAATAAATTAAATCAAAAAAAAATCAAAGACGCTGAGTTAATAGAAGCAATAAAACAAGCAAAAGTAAAATTAATAAAAGTTGATTTACAATTAGAAAATAAAGTAAATCAGTTTATTAAAGATTTAGAAAATGAAAAATATAATTCAAAAAATAAAAAAAATATAATTTCTTTATTAAAAAATATTAAATCCGATCGTCAAAAAATATTAAGAAATTATTATAGAGATCTTTTAGTTAATGTTAAAAATTTAAACACTTTAAATTTTTTTAGTAAAAAAATTTATAACTTAATTATTAAAAATAAAAACTTGAAATACAAATTGGATAAACTAATTATTATAGAAGAAAAAAATCAAGCAGATTTATTTAATAAAAAAGGAATGAAAGATAGTAATCTGGAAATAAATTTAGTTAAAAAAAGTAAATTAGAAAACAAAATTAAAAAATTAGAAATAGAAATAACAGAAGTTGAAAATAAAATAAAAGAAAGTTCATTAATACTGATAAGTAAAAAAAATGAACACTATCTACTTATTGATAAAAAAATTAGTGAAATGGAAATAATAATGAATGAAGATTTTAATTTTTATAGAAATAAATATTACTATGATATTTATGACTTGGAAATTAAGGAAAATTTAATTCAAATTAAGAGGGTATAA
- a CDS encoding DeoR/GlpR family DNA-binding transcription regulator has protein sequence MLKDERRNLIVELIDKQGFMKNITLSEMTDSTIQTIIMDIKELHQQKRLIKVYGGAKSLNNNQKMILRESFDEEKASLNIDFKNKIGQLAANLIEDGDLIFIDTGTTTKHMIKFLIGKQVEVVTNGYSIALELLENDITVCLVGGTIIPSTHATAGELALKFLDNFYFDKAFIGMNNLYKNEFYTTNIEEAMIKEKVFKNCEKSYILMDSTKFESRNRIKVEVSKETILISENFPSS, from the coding sequence ATAAACAGGGATTTATGAAAAATATAACTTTATCAGAGATGACTGATTCAACAATACAAACAATTATTATGGATATAAAAGAGCTACACCAACAAAAACGTTTAATCAAAGTATATGGGGGAGCTAAATCCTTAAACAATAATCAAAAAATGATTTTGAGAGAATCTTTTGATGAAGAAAAAGCTAGTCTAAATATTGATTTTAAAAATAAAATTGGACAATTAGCTGCTAACTTAATTGAAGATGGAGATCTAATTTTTATTGATACTGGAACAACTACTAAACATATGATTAAGTTTTTAATTGGCAAACAAGTAGAAGTAGTTACCAATGGTTATTCTATTGCTTTAGAACTTTTAGAAAATGATATAACAGTTTGCTTGGTTGGAGGTACAATTATTCCCTCAACACATGCAACTGCAGGTGAATTAGCTTTAAAATTTTTAGATAACTTTTACTTTGACAAAGCCTTTATTGGTATGAATAACTTGTATAAGAATGAATTTTATACAACTAATATTGAAGAAGCAATGATTAAAGAAAAAGTTTTTAAAAACTGTGAAAAATCTTATATTTTAATGGACTCAACTAAATTTGAGTCACGCAATAGAATTAAAGTTGAAGTATCCAAAGAAACAATATTGATCAGTGAGAATTTTCCTTCTAGTTAA
- a CDS encoding 1-phosphofructokinase family hexose kinase produces the protein MQENIYIVSLSPTIDYILLFDELVKNKTNRPKAVEMYPSGKGIHISMMLNNLNVKNESLIFTNGDFENYFYKELDKNKISYKKFKSKNNIRVNLKLIDAQQTECSVESSSIDKLEINKLINYLKNNLKKNDYLVLTGSIPKEVDKKIYSELVELSNSLKVKCIVDSYGEALNYAIDKKPFLIKPNLDELKLTLGIEINNINDVIKAGKKILERGVENILISMGADGAILINDKITEICNIGNWNYKLINAAGAGDSMIAGFLFEFIKTKNYERALKMGVACGSATAFSTRIGNKKLAFQLFKSILKL, from the coding sequence ATGCAAGAAAATATTTATATAGTTTCTTTAAGTCCAACAATTGATTATATTTTATTATTTGATGAGTTAGTAAAAAATAAAACAAATAGACCAAAAGCAGTAGAAATGTATCCTTCTGGTAAGGGAATTCATATTAGTATGATGTTAAATAATTTAAATGTAAAAAATGAATCTTTAATATTTACTAATGGAGATTTTGAAAATTATTTTTATAAAGAACTTGATAAAAATAAAATAAGTTACAAAAAGTTTAAATCAAAAAATAATATCAGGGTTAATTTAAAATTAATTGATGCTCAGCAAACTGAATGTAGTGTAGAAAGCTCTAGTATTGATAAATTAGAAATTAATAAATTAATAAATTATTTAAAAAATAATTTGAAGAAAAATGATTATTTAGTTCTAACTGGAAGTATTCCAAAAGAAGTAGATAAAAAAATTTATTCTGAATTAGTAGAGTTATCAAATTCATTAAAAGTTAAATGTATAGTTGATTCTTATGGAGAAGCATTAAATTATGCTATCGATAAGAAACCATTTTTAATAAAACCAAATTTAGATGAATTAAAATTAACTTTAGGAATTGAAATAAATAATATAAATGATGTTATAAAAGCTGGTAAAAAAATTCTTGAAAGAGGTGTAGAAAATATTTTAATTTCAATGGGAGCGGATGGAGCAATTTTAATCAATGATAAGATAACAGAAATATGTAACATTGGAAATTGAAATTATAAATTAATAAATGCAGCTGGTGCTGGTGACAGTATGATTGCAGGTTTTCTATTTGAATTTATTAAAACAAAAAACTATGAAAGAGCTTTAAAAATGGGAGTTGCTTGTGGTAGTGCCACTGCTTTTTCCACAAGAATAGGAAATAAAAAACTAGCTTTTCAACTTTTTAAAAGTATTTTAAAATTATAG